One genomic region from Curtobacterium sp. 9128 encodes:
- a CDS encoding type II CAAX endopeptidase family protein yields MTNTQVQGIRGVVARYPIRTFFTLALALSWLAWIPYILSPHGLGVWDLHFPEFLGTAQFTGVLPGALLGPLGSAFLVTALADGRAGLRRWVGRLWRWRVAWPWYALALVGVPAVIVASGLLFSGGQVQAPSWTAVAMLVPGLVIQLFTTGLSEEPGWRDFALPRLQSKVGPLGAAAVLGPVWALWHMPLYLSDWGGWPNAHWTEPLVFAAFTITFNVVMIWVFNRTGESLPLALLLHVGVNNTISTLWADMYPGMTAGTMMAGLTILSTIAAAAILVTTRGRLGLPRRRPDAEPTEAPARDAALVGSNDGTR; encoded by the coding sequence ATGACGAACACCCAAGTCCAGGGCATCCGCGGCGTCGTCGCCCGGTACCCGATCCGCACGTTCTTCACCCTCGCGCTCGCCCTCAGCTGGCTCGCGTGGATCCCGTACATCCTGTCCCCGCACGGGCTCGGCGTCTGGGACCTCCACTTCCCGGAGTTCCTCGGCACCGCCCAGTTCACCGGGGTGCTCCCGGGGGCACTGCTCGGCCCGCTCGGCAGCGCCTTCCTGGTCACGGCGCTCGCCGACGGCCGCGCCGGACTCCGCCGCTGGGTCGGGCGGCTCTGGCGGTGGCGGGTCGCGTGGCCCTGGTACGCCCTGGCGCTCGTCGGTGTCCCTGCCGTGATCGTCGCGTCCGGCCTGCTGTTCTCCGGCGGCCAGGTCCAGGCGCCCTCGTGGACGGCCGTGGCGATGCTGGTGCCGGGGCTCGTCATCCAGCTGTTCACGACCGGACTCTCCGAGGAACCGGGCTGGCGCGACTTCGCGCTCCCCCGGCTGCAGTCGAAGGTGGGTCCGCTAGGAGCCGCAGCGGTCCTCGGGCCGGTGTGGGCGCTCTGGCACATGCCGCTGTACCTCAGCGACTGGGGCGGCTGGCCGAACGCGCACTGGACGGAGCCGCTCGTCTTCGCGGCCTTCACGATCACCTTCAACGTCGTGATGATCTGGGTGTTCAACCGGACGGGCGAGAGCCTGCCGCTCGCACTGCTCCTGCACGTCGGCGTGAACAACACGATCAGCACGCTGTGGGCCGACATGTACCCGGGCATGACCGCCGGGACGATGATGGCCGGCCTGACGATCCTGTCCACGATCGCCGCCGCCGCGATCCTCGTCACCACCCGCGGCCGGCTCGGGCTCCCGCGACGACGCCCGGACGCCGAGCCGACCGAAGCCCCCGCACGCGACGCCGCCCTCGTAGGATCGAACGATGGCACCCGCTGA
- a CDS encoding histidine kinase: MAPAEARARRTDVLIAVGTAALAIGLQFGLPPLDRADPDGTGYRYPDVLSWPWIVLAVGMLVQSAVLLRARRAPRTTLMVTAVLPAVLVLIAPSTLSGLAMLPVVVAVVLAGLRVPVARLWPTLVATVVPIVVTQTVFAFSVLGAGRASMATGLATGIAMGVLQAVGATGLPMLVVLVVRSRRDVRAARTAEATAVDRQQDAQVDAAIARERAAMARELHDIAAHHLSGIALMSAAIDRQIDSDPERAHEGVRQVRAQSTAVLDDLRRLVGLLREDAPAERLVETVPGIVDLVERSRHRGTVELDVRAGSDRRPLGDGVGPLAQLAAYRTVQEALANAAMHAPGAPCTVRIDDRAADHLVIRIESGAATARVPDSSAAGGNGLRGMRERAELVGARLQAGPSGDGGWLVVLGLDRETR, from the coding sequence ATGGCACCCGCTGAGGCCCGCGCACGGCGGACGGACGTCCTGATCGCGGTGGGCACGGCAGCCCTCGCGATCGGACTGCAGTTCGGGCTCCCACCCCTCGACCGTGCCGATCCGGACGGCACCGGGTACCGCTACCCGGACGTCCTCAGCTGGCCGTGGATCGTACTCGCGGTCGGCATGCTCGTGCAGTCCGCCGTCCTGCTCCGCGCCCGTCGCGCACCACGCACCACGCTGATGGTCACCGCGGTCCTGCCCGCCGTCCTCGTCCTGATCGCACCGAGCACCCTGTCCGGTCTCGCGATGCTGCCCGTCGTCGTCGCCGTGGTCCTCGCAGGGCTCCGGGTCCCGGTCGCCCGGCTCTGGCCGACGCTCGTCGCCACCGTCGTACCGATCGTCGTCACGCAGACGGTCTTCGCGTTCTCGGTGCTCGGCGCCGGACGGGCGAGCATGGCGACCGGACTGGCCACCGGGATCGCCATGGGCGTCCTGCAGGCCGTCGGCGCGACCGGGCTGCCGATGCTCGTCGTGCTGGTGGTCCGCTCCCGCCGGGACGTCCGTGCGGCCCGCACCGCGGAGGCCACCGCGGTCGACCGGCAGCAGGACGCGCAGGTCGACGCGGCCATCGCCCGGGAGCGCGCGGCGATGGCACGGGAACTCCACGACATCGCCGCCCACCACCTCTCCGGCATCGCGCTCATGTCCGCTGCGATCGACCGGCAGATCGACAGCGACCCGGAGCGCGCCCACGAGGGCGTCAGGCAGGTGCGGGCGCAGAGTACCGCGGTGCTCGACGACCTGCGGCGGCTCGTGGGGCTCCTCCGCGAGGACGCCCCGGCCGAACGGCTCGTCGAGACGGTCCCCGGGATCGTCGACCTGGTCGAACGGTCCCGCCACCGCGGCACCGTCGAGCTCGACGTCCGCGCCGGCTCCGACCGTCGGCCCCTCGGTGACGGCGTCGGTCCGCTGGCGCAGCTCGCCGCGTACCGCACGGTGCAGGAGGCCCTCGCGAACGCGGCCATGCACGCCCCGGGCGCGCCCTGCACCGTCCGGATCGACGACCGGGCCGCCGACCACCTCGTGATCCGCATCGAGAGCGGCGCGGCGACGGCCCGCGTCCCGGACAGCTCGGCCGCCGGCGGGAACGGCCTGCGCGGAATGCGGGAACGGGCGGAGCTCGTCGGTGCACGCCTGCAGGCCGGACCGTCCGGCGACGGCGGCTGGCTCGTCGTGCTGGGACTCGATCGGGAGACCAGGTGA
- a CDS encoding response regulator transcription factor has product MIRVLVADDQPLVRAGVSALLDAEPDIEVVAVASDGAEALELARTTAPDVACLDIRMPVHDGITVARELCGPGADPVIPVLVLTTFDLDDYVFGALEAGASGFLLKDAEPDVIVGAVRQVAAGNGTLDQALTRRVLREFVSRRRLQPVTGDRADEVLTARERDVLLLLAQGMSNEDIATALVVEVSTVKSHLARMLPKLGVQSRLQAVVWAYQNRIVAVPGPDQRDA; this is encoded by the coding sequence GTGATCCGCGTCCTCGTCGCCGACGACCAGCCCCTCGTGCGCGCCGGTGTCTCTGCGCTCCTCGACGCCGAACCCGACATCGAGGTCGTCGCGGTCGCCTCCGACGGCGCCGAAGCACTCGAACTCGCCAGGACCACCGCACCGGACGTGGCGTGCCTGGACATCCGGATGCCCGTCCACGACGGCATCACGGTGGCGCGGGAACTCTGCGGTCCCGGCGCGGACCCCGTCATCCCGGTGCTCGTGCTCACCACGTTCGACCTGGACGACTACGTGTTCGGCGCGCTCGAGGCCGGCGCGAGCGGCTTCCTGCTCAAGGACGCCGAACCGGACGTCATCGTCGGCGCCGTGCGGCAGGTGGCGGCCGGGAACGGGACGCTCGACCAGGCGCTGACCCGCCGCGTCCTCCGGGAGTTCGTCTCCCGTCGCCGGCTGCAGCCCGTCACGGGCGACCGCGCGGACGAGGTCCTCACCGCTCGGGAGCGGGACGTCCTGCTGCTGCTCGCGCAGGGGATGTCGAACGAGGACATCGCCACGGCACTGGTCGTCGAGGTGTCCACCGTGAAGTCGCACCTGGCGCGGATGCTCCCGAAGCTCGGTGTCCAGTCGCGGCTGCAGGCCGTCGTCTGGGCCTACCAGAACCGGATCGTCGCGGTCCCGGGACCCGATCAGCGCGACGCCTGA